The following proteins are co-located in the Leptospira hartskeerlii genome:
- a CDS encoding type II toxin-antitoxin system death-on-curing family toxin yields MKKEPRWLNKKIVGAIHLDQVKQHGGSQGIRDQGLLESALDRPKNKWAYDSSSNIFDLAASLCIGIAKNHPFIDGNKRVAYMAMYVFLGLNRYSIEVSEEEVVSIMLRVAEGSIDEINLSTWLKDSSHPRK; encoded by the coding sequence ATGAAGAAAGAGCCTAGATGGTTAAATAAGAAAATCGTCGGAGCAATTCATTTAGATCAAGTTAAACAGCATGGTGGATCTCAGGGAATCCGAGACCAAGGACTTCTGGAATCGGCTCTTGATCGTCCAAAGAATAAATGGGCATATGACTCTTCTTCTAATATTTTTGATTTAGCTGCTTCACTATGTATAGGAATAGCAAAGAATCATCCGTTCATTGATGGAAATAAACGTGTAGCTTACATGGCTATGTATGTATTTCTTGGATTAAATAGATATAGTATAGAAGTATCAGAAGAAGAAGTCGTTTCGATTATGCTTCGAGTTGCAGAAGGAAGCATAGATGAAATCAATTTATCAACTTGGTTAAAAGATAGCTCACATCCTCGCAAGTAG
- a CDS encoding DUF262 domain-containing protein, translated as MKDYLSTTHRKVAWFKNSHEKSELDMKPPYQRNPVWVNRQKSFLIDSILRGYPIPEIYMQEIVNEKGEMKFIVIDGQQRIRAILDFLYDSFEIDEVDSPEWANLKFSELKAEEKKRIYEYNFIVRVIPDIEDTEIRSIFQRLNRNVISLNKQELRQSTYWGPFIQTMNSIAEFEIWGELGIFTSNDIRRMLDVEFISELAIAVMHGVQNKKETLDKYYSIYESEFEEKDSVKNLFNILLGEVRQVLPNISNTRWSKKTDFYTLFVYFSKNIKQFPLPREKRDNLNSLLISFGNYIDTEVSADEDNKLDSSISILDSIKLYASNVRASSDLGSRKRREEAFANVVSTIFS; from the coding sequence ATGAAAGATTATTTAAGCACTACACATAGGAAAGTAGCCTGGTTTAAAAATTCGCATGAGAAATCAGAACTGGATATGAAGCCTCCTTATCAGCGAAACCCCGTTTGGGTCAATAGGCAAAAAAGTTTTCTTATTGATTCTATTCTTAGAGGATATCCGATCCCGGAAATCTACATGCAAGAAATTGTTAATGAAAAGGGAGAGATGAAATTTATTGTAATCGATGGACAACAGAGAATCCGCGCAATTTTGGATTTTCTTTATGATTCGTTTGAAATTGACGAAGTTGATTCTCCTGAATGGGCTAATCTTAAATTTAGTGAACTTAAGGCGGAAGAGAAGAAAAGAATATATGAATATAATTTCATAGTAAGAGTCATCCCTGATATCGAAGATACCGAAATTAGATCTATATTTCAAAGATTAAACAGAAATGTGATTTCTCTTAATAAACAAGAACTTCGTCAATCTACTTATTGGGGGCCTTTCATTCAAACAATGAATTCCATCGCTGAATTTGAAATTTGGGGGGAATTAGGAATATTTACATCGAACGATATTAGAAGGATGCTTGATGTTGAATTTATTAGCGAGTTAGCAATTGCGGTAATGCACGGTGTTCAAAATAAAAAGGAGACATTGGATAAGTATTATTCAATCTATGAATCAGAATTTGAGGAGAAGGATAGCGTAAAAAATCTCTTTAATATATTGTTAGGTGAGGTAAGACAAGTATTACCGAATATATCTAATACTAGATGGAGCAAAAAAACAGATTTTTATACTCTATTCGTTTATTTCTCCAAAAACATAAAACAATTTCCGTTGCCTCGAGAAAAACGAGACAATTTGAATTCATTATTAATTTCCTTTGGAAATTACATTGATACTGAAGTTTCTGCTGATGAAGATAATAAATTAGATAGTAGCATAAGCATATTGGATTCCATTAAGCTTTATGCATCGAATGTACGGGCATCCTCCGATTTGGGATCAAGAAAGAGGAGAGAGGAGGCATTTGCCAACGTTGTTTCTACTATTTTTTCATAG
- a CDS encoding AbrB/MazE/SpoVT family DNA-binding domain-containing protein: MDTSSVKKTTIRAIGNSAGATIPKVLLEKYNFHEGDTVFLLETEAGILLSPYDPDFEEAMEIYQEGSKKYRNALRELAK; encoded by the coding sequence ATGGATACTTCATCAGTAAAAAAGACAACAATTCGGGCAATCGGGAATTCCGCTGGTGCTACAATTCCTAAGGTGCTTCTGGAAAAGTATAATTTCCATGAAGGTGATACTGTCTTTCTTTTGGAAACTGAAGCTGGCATTCTCTTATCTCCATACGATCCTGATTTTGAAGAGGCTATGGAAATTTACCAAGAAGGTTCTAAAAAGTACCGTAATGCTCTAAGAGAATTGGCTAAATGA
- a CDS encoding MepB family protein, translated as MQKERSILNTLPPNLVEVNSLFSENCNIKIKDYQIEKESSDYNAALFNLDKKQVIFRLAKITPKKIGMFVTLWKRNRKGITSPFHKGDNIDLVIVEVRKANQIGHFVFSQAILIEKGIITSNKEGKRGFRIYPPWELPSNNQAAASQLWQSHYFFERSKVNRDDSLRLKELINL; from the coding sequence ATGCAGAAAGAAAGATCGATATTGAACACACTTCCTCCTAACCTAGTAGAAGTTAATAGTTTATTCTCTGAAAATTGTAATATAAAAATTAAAGACTATCAGATAGAAAAGGAAAGCTCTGATTATAATGCCGCTCTCTTTAATTTAGATAAGAAACAAGTTATCTTTAGATTAGCGAAAATCACGCCTAAAAAAATTGGTATGTTTGTTACTCTTTGGAAAAGAAATAGAAAAGGAATTACGAGTCCCTTTCATAAAGGAGATAATATCGACTTAGTTATAGTTGAAGTTAGAAAAGCTAACCAAATTGGGCACTTTGTTTTTAGCCAAGCAATTCTTATTGAAAAGGGCATTATCACTTCGAATAAAGAAGGCAAAAGGGGATTTAGGATATATCCTCCGTGGGAATTACCTTCTAATAATCAAGCTGCTGCATCCCAGCTTTGGCAATCACACTATTTCTTTGAGCGTTCAAAAGTGAATAGAGATGATAGTTTACGTCTCAAAGAATTGATTAATCTCTAA